In the genome of Methylomagnum ishizawai, the window CAGGTCGGAGCCGGAGACTGCGTAGCCCAGGTTGAGCAGGACTTCGGCGATACCGCTCATGCCGGTGCCGCCGATGCCTACGAAGTGGATGCGGCGCAGGCGGCTCATGCCGTATTGTCCCGCGATTTGTTCGGTCAGTTTCATCGGGTCGTGGCGCAGGGTTGGGGAGTGTGATGGGTGGCTTCGAGGCAAATCGCGGCGACCACGCGGGCGGCTTCGGGCCGGGCCAGCGCGATGGCTTGGGTTTTCATGGTGGCCAAGCGGGCCGGGTCGTCGAGCAGCGCCTTGAGTTCGGCGGCGAGCCGCTCCGGGTTCAATTCGGTTTGCGGCAATAGGACGGCGGCTCCGGCGTCGGCCAGATAGCGGGCATTCTGGGTTTGATGATCGTCGATGGCGTGGGGATAGGGCACCAGGATCGCCGGTACCCCGGTCGCCGCGAGTTCGCTCACCGTCATCGCGCCTGCCCGGCAAATGGCGAGGTCGGCCCAGACATAGGCCGCGGCCATATCTTCGACGAAGGCATCGACCTGGGCCGGGAGTCCATGGCGGGCATACAGGGCTTGGGTTGCCTCGCGCAGCGCCGCGCCGGTTTGATGGTGGATTGCGACGGGCAGGCCAATTTGGGCCAAGGCTTCCGGCACGGCTTCATTCAGGGCTTTCGCGCCCAGGCTGCCGCCCACGATCAAGATGCGGAGGGCTGCCGCAGCCTCACGCGGCGGCGTTGCCCCGCCCGCCACGATTTCCCGGCGCAAGGGATTGCCGACGCAACGCGCCCTGATCTTGGCGGGGAAGCTGTCCGGGAAGGCTTCCAGCACCACGCTGGCCCGGCGGGCCAGCCAACGGTTGGTGGTGCCGGGGATGCGGTTTTGTTCGTGCAAGACCAAGGGAATGCCCAGCATCCGTGCCAACAATCCGCCCGGTCCCGACACGAAACCGCCCATGCCCAGCACCGCATCCGGTTTGACCCGGCGCAGGATGCCCAGCGCCTGCCGGAACGCCCGCAGCAACATGAACGGCGCGGTCAGCTTGCCGCGCCAGCCCTTGCCCCGGAGGCCCGAGACCGATAGCCATTCCATCGGAATCCCGGCGGCAGGCACCACGCGGGCTTCGAGTCCGGTGCGCGTGCCCATCCACACCACGTCGTGGCCCGCGTCCAACAGCTCGCGGGCCACCGCCAGCGCCGGATAGACATGTCCGCCGGTCCCGCCGGCCAGGATCATTATGCGCGTGCCCATGTGGACCTGACCTTGGGGGTACCGGACCAAGTTTCGATGGCCTCGCTGCGTATCCTGAACAGGATCGCCAGCGCCGAACACATCACCATCATGCTGCCGCCGCCATAGCTCATCAGGGGCAGGGTCAAGCCCTTGGTGGGCAAAAGTCCCATGTTCACGCCCATGTTGATGAAGGCTTGCAGCCCGAACCAGATGCCGATGCCATAGGCCAGGAACGCCGCGAAGCGGATGCCTGCCCGTTCCGCCAACTGGCCGATGACGAAAGCCCGCCACACGATCACCATGAATAGGAAGATCACCGCCGTGGTGCCGACCAAGCCCAGTTCCTCGCCGATCACCGAGAACAGGAAGTCGGTATGAGCTTCGGGCAAATAGAACATCTTCTGGATGCTGGAACCCAGGCCCACGCCGTTCCATTCACCGCGGCCAAAGGCGATGAGCGCCTGGGTTAATTGGAAATCGCTGTTCAAAGGATCGTCCCAGGGATCGACAAAGCTCATCACCCGTTTCAAGCGGTAGGCGGCGGTCATGATGAGCAGGACGCCCGCGCCGACCACGGTGCCGATCAAAAGGCCGAATTGCCAGAGCTTGGCCCCGGCCAGGAACAACATCCC includes:
- the murG gene encoding undecaprenyldiphospho-muramoylpentapeptide beta-N-acetylglucosaminyltransferase; the protein is MGTRIMILAGGTGGHVYPALAVARELLDAGHDVVWMGTRTGLEARVVPAAGIPMEWLSVSGLRGKGWRGKLTAPFMLLRAFRQALGILRRVKPDAVLGMGGFVSGPGGLLARMLGIPLVLHEQNRIPGTTNRWLARRASVVLEAFPDSFPAKIRARCVGNPLRREIVAGGATPPREAAAALRILIVGGSLGAKALNEAVPEALAQIGLPVAIHHQTGAALREATQALYARHGLPAQVDAFVEDMAAAYVWADLAICRAGAMTVSELAATGVPAILVPYPHAIDDHQTQNARYLADAGAAVLLPQTELNPERLAAELKALLDDPARLATMKTQAIALARPEAARVVAAICLEATHHTPQPCATTR
- the ftsW gene encoding putative lipid II flippase FtsW translates to MKTRVAVRSQGMVLQWGDKRFYLDTLLLLASLGLLLFGYVMVASASLHLGDKMSQDSFYFPRHQLLHIGMGLATGLIAASVKLETWKNNSMLLYLFGLVLLVLVLIPGIGKMVNGSYRWISLLGIRIQVSEVFKLIAAIYVASFIDRHLPLVRNSIQGMIRPLGLLSVAALLLLKEPDFGATAVVMATALGMLFLAGAKLWQFGLLIGTVVGAGVLLIMTAAYRLKRVMSFVDPWDDPLNSDFQLTQALIAFGRGEWNGVGLGSSIQKMFYLPEAHTDFLFSVIGEELGLVGTTAVIFLFMVIVWRAFVIGQLAERAGIRFAAFLAYGIGIWFGLQAFINMGVNMGLLPTKGLTLPLMSYGGGSMMVMCSALAILFRIRSEAIETWSGTPKVRSTWARA